In the genome of Haemophilus pittmaniae, one region contains:
- the secE gene encoding preprotein translocase subunit SecE, with the protein MATEIVEKKKNAAEPSFEGKSKKLNIFLWVLVVIFFTAAAVGNIYFEKRFSLPIRVIGVTVAVLIALGLAAITNQGNKFLTFFKEAKVEARKVVWPNRQEARQTTLIVVAVTVITSLFFWAIDSIIVSVINFLTDLRF; encoded by the coding sequence CCGAACCTTCTTTTGAAGGAAAATCTAAAAAATTAAACATCTTCTTGTGGGTTTTGGTTGTTATCTTTTTTACAGCCGCCGCAGTCGGTAATATTTATTTCGAAAAACGTTTTTCATTACCGATTCGCGTAATCGGCGTTACTGTCGCAGTCCTTATCGCGTTAGGTTTAGCGGCGATCACTAATCAAGGAAACAAATTCCTTACTTTCTTTAAAGAAGCGAAAGTAGAAGCACGTAAAGTCGTTTGGCCTAATCGTCAAGAAGCCCGTCAAACTACCTTAATCGTGGTTGCGGTAACTGTAATTACCTCACTTTTCTTCTGGGCTATCGATTCAATTATCGTGTCCGTAATTAATTTTTTAACTGATTTGAGATTCTAA
- the nusG gene encoding transcription termination/antitermination protein NusG has protein sequence MTETTVSKKRWYVLQAFSGFEGRVAATLREYIKQYQMEDQFGEVLVPTEEVVENVAGKRRKSERKFFPGYVLVEMEMNDDTWHLVKSIPRVMGFIGGTPDKPAPISKREADMILNRLEQTSDKPRHRNEYHPGEEIRVTEGPFADFNGTVEEVDYEKGRLKVSVSIFGRATPVELEFSQVEKQNG, from the coding sequence ATGACTGAAACAACCGTATCGAAAAAACGCTGGTATGTGTTACAGGCATTCTCCGGTTTTGAAGGCCGTGTTGCTGCTACTTTGCGTGAATACATCAAACAATACCAAATGGAAGATCAGTTTGGCGAAGTGTTAGTACCGACCGAAGAAGTAGTTGAGAATGTCGCAGGTAAACGTCGCAAAAGCGAACGTAAATTCTTCCCGGGTTATGTGTTAGTAGAAATGGAAATGAATGACGACACATGGCACTTGGTAAAAAGTATTCCACGCGTAATGGGCTTTATCGGTGGAACACCAGATAAACCGGCACCGATTTCTAAACGCGAAGCGGATATGATTTTAAATCGTTTAGAACAAACCTCCGATAAGCCACGCCATCGTAATGAATATCATCCTGGTGAGGAAATTCGCGTAACTGAAGGACCGTTTGCCGACTTCAATGGTACCGTGGAAGAAGTTGATTACGAAAAAGGCCGCTTAAAAGTATCCGTATCTATCTTTGGTCGAGCAACTCCAGTTGAATTGGAATTTAGCCAAGTAGAAAAACAAAACGGTTAA
- the rplK gene encoding 50S ribosomal protein L11: MAKKVQAYVKLQVAAGMANPSPPVGPALGQQGVNIMEFCKAFNARTESLEKGLPIPVVITVYADRSFTFITKTPPAAVLLKKAAGIKSGSGKPNKDKVGKVTLDQIRQIAETKAADMTGATIETKMKSIAGTARSMGLVVEE; encoded by the coding sequence ATGGCAAAAAAAGTCCAAGCATACGTTAAGTTGCAAGTTGCAGCTGGTATGGCTAACCCATCACCGCCAGTTGGTCCTGCATTAGGTCAACAAGGTGTGAACATCATGGAATTCTGTAAAGCATTCAACGCTCGTACTGAGAGCTTAGAGAAAGGTTTACCAATTCCAGTTGTTATCACTGTATATGCAGACCGTTCATTCACTTTCATCACTAAAACTCCACCGGCAGCTGTATTATTGAAAAAAGCCGCAGGTATCAAATCTGGTTCCGGTAAACCGAACAAAGATAAAGTGGGTAAAGTGACTTTAGATCAAATCCGTCAAATCGCTGAAACTAAAGCAGCAGATATGACTGGTGCGACTATCGAAACTAAAATGAAATCAATTGCTGGTACTGCTCGCTCTATGGGCTTAGTGGTGGAGGAATAA
- the rplA gene encoding 50S ribosomal protein L1, with translation MAKLTKKMKAIKAGVDSTKAYEINEAIAVLKQFATAKFVESVDVAVNLGIDPRKSDQNVRGATVLPHGTGREVRVAVFTQGANADAAKEAGADLVGMEDLAEQIKKGEMNFDVVIASPDAMRVVGQLGQVLGPRGLMPNPKVGTVTPNVAEAVKNAKSGQIRYRNDKNGIIHTTIGKANFSEVQLKENLQALLAALNKAKPTTAKGIFIKKVSISTTMGAGVAVDQASL, from the coding sequence ATGGCTAAATTGACTAAAAAAATGAAAGCAATCAAAGCTGGCGTAGATTCTACTAAAGCATACGAAATCAACGAAGCAATCGCGGTATTAAAACAATTCGCAACTGCTAAATTCGTTGAAAGTGTTGACGTTGCAGTAAACTTAGGTATCGATCCTCGTAAATCTGACCAAAACGTTCGTGGTGCAACTGTATTACCACACGGTACTGGTCGTGAAGTACGCGTAGCTGTGTTCACTCAAGGTGCTAACGCAGATGCTGCTAAAGAAGCTGGTGCTGATTTAGTAGGTATGGAAGATTTAGCAGAGCAAATCAAAAAAGGCGAAATGAACTTTGATGTTGTTATCGCTTCTCCTGATGCAATGCGTGTTGTTGGTCAATTAGGTCAAGTATTAGGCCCACGTGGTTTAATGCCAAACCCTAAAGTTGGTACCGTAACACCAAACGTTGCTGAAGCGGTGAAAAATGCTAAATCTGGTCAGATCCGTTATCGTAACGATAAAAACGGTATCATCCACACAACTATTGGTAAAGCGAACTTCTCTGAAGTTCAATTAAAAGAAAACCTTCAAGCATTATTGGCTGCTTTAAACAAAGCTAAACCAACCACTGCAAAAGGTATCTTTATCAAGAAAGTAAGCATCTCTACTACTATGGGTGCTGGTGTGGCTGTTGATCAAGCTTCACTTTAA